In Eubalaena glacialis isolate mEubGla1 chromosome 12, mEubGla1.1.hap2.+ XY, whole genome shotgun sequence, a single window of DNA contains:
- the MRPL18 gene encoding large ribosomal subunit protein uL18m isoform X1, whose translation MALRSGFWELLSVCRNPGCRVAALSTSSKPAVKPEADPEGNEAVAPEFTNRNPRNLELLAVARKERGWGTVWPSREFWHRLRVIRSQHHIDALVEHRNGQAVVSASTREWAIKKHLYSTRNVVACESVGRVLAERCLEAGINFMVYQPTPWEAASDSMKRLQSAMTEGGVVLQEPRRIYE comes from the exons ATGGCGCTTCGGTCGGGGTTCTGGGAGCTGTTGTCGGTTTGCAGGAACCCCG GGTGTCGGGTGGCAGCGCTGTCGACCAGTTCCAAGCCAGCGGTGAAGCCTGAAGCGGACCCCGAAGGAAATGAAGCTGTTGCCCCGGAGTTCACCAACCGGAACCCCCGGAATCTGGAGCTCTTAGCTGTAGCCAGAAAAGAGCGGGGCTGGGGGACAGTGTGGCCCTCCCGCGAGTTCTGGCACAG GTTGCGAGTTATAAGGAGTCAGCATCACATAGACGCGCTTGTTGAGCATCGCAATGGCCAGGCTGTGGTTTCGGCATCCACTCGTGAATGGGCCATTAAAAAGCACCTTTATAGCACCAGAAATGTGGTGGCTTGTGAGAGTGTAGGACGAGTGCTGGCAGAGCGGTGCTTGGAAGCAGGAATCAACTTCATGGTCTACCAGCCAACTCCTTGGGAGGCAGCCTCAGACTcg ATGAAACGACTGCAGAGTGCCATGACAGAAGGTGGTGTGGTGCTGCAGGAGCCTCGGAGAATCTATGAATGA
- the MRPL18 gene encoding large ribosomal subunit protein uL18m isoform X2, with product MALRSGFWELLSVCRNPGCRVAALSTSSKPAVKPEADPEGNEAVAPEFTNRNPRNLELLAVARKERGWGTVWPSREFWHRLRVIRSQHHIDALVEHRNGQAVVSASTHETTAECHDRRWCGAAGASENL from the exons ATGGCGCTTCGGTCGGGGTTCTGGGAGCTGTTGTCGGTTTGCAGGAACCCCG GGTGTCGGGTGGCAGCGCTGTCGACCAGTTCCAAGCCAGCGGTGAAGCCTGAAGCGGACCCCGAAGGAAATGAAGCTGTTGCCCCGGAGTTCACCAACCGGAACCCCCGGAATCTGGAGCTCTTAGCTGTAGCCAGAAAAGAGCGGGGCTGGGGGACAGTGTGGCCCTCCCGCGAGTTCTGGCACAG GTTGCGAGTTATAAGGAGTCAGCATCACATAGACGCGCTTGTTGAGCATCGCAATGGCCAGGCTGTGGTTTCGGCATCCACTC ATGAAACGACTGCAGAGTGCCATGACAGAAGGTGGTGTGGTGCTGCAGGAGCCTCGGAGAATCTATGA